The genomic segment CCGCCGCAGCCCCCTGCCAACGAGTGATGACGGGCACCTCCAGTTCATACAACGCCGCAATGCCGCGGTGCGCGAAGCCCGTCATACGAGTGATGGCGGCGGACGGGTCCTCGACGTGCGCCAGATCGGCGAGATCGCCACCGACACTGAAGTGTCGCCCGAGCGCGCGGATTACGACGACGTCGACTCGACCGGCGCAGGATGCTTCGGCGATCTGCTCAGCGGCGTGATCCAGATCCCGCACGAAACCCTCGTCCATGGGATTCGTCCCGTTGCGGCCCGAGAGTTCCAGAACCCCGACCCGACCTTCGAAGCGCGCGTCGACCCTCGCTTCCATGGCCTCAGTCCACGAGTTCGAGAATCGTGGCGTTCGCCTGCCCGCCGCCCTCGCACATGCTCTGCAGACCGAACCGACTTCCGGTGCGCCGCATCTCCGAGATCAGCGATGTCATGAGTCGCGTTCCGCTCGCACCGATCGGATGCCCGAGCGCGATCGCCCCGCCGTTGACGTTCACCCGATCCAGGTCCGCTCCGAGCTCGCGCTGCCACGCGAGGACGACCGAGGCGAAGGCCTCGTTGATCTCGACTACTCCGATGTCGTCGATTCCGAGGTCGGCACGCTCCAGCACTCGCTGAGTGGCCGGGATCGGACCAGTCAGCATCAGAATCGGATCCGATCCGACCACGGCGAGGTTGCGAATCTTGACCAGCGGCGTGAGACCGTACTCCTTGACCGCCCGCTCGCTCGCGACGAGCACCGCAGATGCGCCGTCAGAGATCTGGCTCGCAAGAGCGGCGGTGAGCCGTCCGTCCTCCTGTAGCGGAGCCAGTCCAGCCATCCGTTCGAGCGTCGTGTCCCGTCGGGGTCCCTCATCCTGCGTGATGCCACGGATGGGTGCGATCTCGTCGTCGAACCGCCCCGCATCGATCGCGGCGATGGCGCGACGGTGGCTCTCCAACGCGAAGCCCTCCATCTCCTCGCGGCTGACGTTCCACTGCCGAGCGATCTGCTCGGCGCCGTGGAACTGAGATACGGGCTGGTTGCCGTAGCGGGCACGCCATCCCTCCGATCCCTCGAACGGGTCTGCATCGAGATTCATCTGCGCGCCCAGCCCGGCGGCCGTCCCCATGGGGATCATGCTCATGTTCTGAACGCCACCGGCCACGATGAGATCGGCCGTGCCGCTCATGACGGCCTGCGCGGCAAAATGCACCGCCTGCTGAGATGAGCCGCACTGGCGGTCGAGGGTGACACCGGGCACGTGTGTGGGGAATCCCGCAGCCAACCACGCGGTTCGCGCGATGCACCCGGCCTGCGGACCCACGTTGTCGAGACACCCCAGGATGACGTCCTCCACGAGGGCCGGGTCGACCCCTGATCGATCGATCAACGCGGTGATCGCGTGTGCCGCCAGGTCCGCCGGGTGAATCTGCGCCAGTCCACCCCCGCGCTTGCCGACGGGGGTCCGGACTGATTCGACTATGTACGCCGTTGTCATCATCTTCCTCGATCTCGTGTGTCGTTCCGCCTGCCACCGGAGCGGTCAGGACTCGAGCTGTTTCCG from the Microbacterium ginsengiterrae genome contains:
- a CDS encoding acetyl-CoA C-acetyltransferase, whose product is MTTAYIVESVRTPVGKRGGGLAQIHPADLAAHAITALIDRSGVDPALVEDVILGCLDNVGPQAGCIARTAWLAAGFPTHVPGVTLDRQCGSSQQAVHFAAQAVMSGTADLIVAGGVQNMSMIPMGTAAGLGAQMNLDADPFEGSEGWRARYGNQPVSQFHGAEQIARQWNVSREEMEGFALESHRRAIAAIDAGRFDDEIAPIRGITQDEGPRRDTTLERMAGLAPLQEDGRLTAALASQISDGASAVLVASERAVKEYGLTPLVKIRNLAVVGSDPILMLTGPIPATQRVLERADLGIDDIGVVEINEAFASVVLAWQRELGADLDRVNVNGGAIALGHPIGASGTRLMTSLISEMRRTGSRFGLQSMCEGGGQANATILELVD